The Equus quagga isolate Etosha38 chromosome 10, UCLA_HA_Equagga_1.0, whole genome shotgun sequence genome includes a region encoding these proteins:
- the POU3F4 gene encoding POU domain, class 3, transcription factor 4, with translation MATAASNPYSILSSSSLVHADSAGMQQGSPFRNPQKLLQSDYLQGVPSNGHPLGHHWVTSLSDGGPWSSTLATNPLDQQDVKPGREDLQLGAIIHHRSPHVAHHSPHTNHPNAWGASPAPNPSITSSGQPLNVYSQPGFTVSGMLEHGGLTPPPASASAQSLHPVLREPPDHGDLGSHHCQDHSDEETPTSDELEQFAKQFKQRRIKLGFTQADVGLALGTLYGNVFSQTTICRFEALQLSFKNMCKLKPLLNKWLEEADSSTGSPTSIDKIAAQGRKRKKRTSIEVSVKGVLETHFLKCPKPAAQEISSLADSLQLEKEVVRVWFCNRRQKEKRMTPPGDQQPHEVYSHAVKTDTSCHDL, from the coding sequence ATGGCCACAGCTGCCTCGAATCCCTACAGCATTCTCAGTTCCAGCTCCCTGGTCCATGCGGACTCTGCGGGCATGCAGCAGGGGAGTCCTTTCCGAAACCCTCAGAAACTTCTCCAAAGTGATTACTTGCAAGGAGTTCCTAGCAATGGGCATCCCCTCGGGCATCACTGGGTGACCAGTCTGAGCGACGGAGGCCCATGGTCCTCCACACTGGCCACCAACCCTCTGGACCAGCAGGACGTGAAGCCCGGGCGAGAAGATCTGCAGCTGGGCGCGATCATCCATCACCGCTCGCCGCACGTCGCCCACCACTCTCCGCATACTAACCACCCGAATGCCTGGGGGGCGAGCCCGGCTCCGAACCCGTCCATCACATCGAGCGGGCAACCCCTTAACGTGTACTCGCAGCCGGGCTTCACGGTGAGCGGCATGCTGGAGCATGGGGGGCTCACTCCACCGCCGGCCTCCGCCTCCGCACAGAGCCTACACCCAGTGCTCCGGGAACCCCCAGACCACGGCGACCTAGGGTCGCACCACTGCCAGGACCACTCGGACGAGGAGACACCAACCTCGGATGAGTTAGAACAGTTCGCCAAACAGTTCAAACAAAGAAGAATCAAGTTGGGCTTCACGCAGGCCGACGTGGGACTGGCGCTGGGCACACTCTACGGCAACGTGTTCTCGCAGACCACCATCTGCAGGTTCGAGGCCTTGCAACTGAGCTTCAAGAACATGTGCAAGCTGAAGCCGCTGCTAAACAAGTGGCTGGAGGAGGCTGATTCGTCCACGGGGAGCCCGACCAGTATTGACAAGATCGCCGCGCAGGGCCGCAAGCGCAAGAAGAGAACCTCCATTGAGGTGAGTGTCAAGGGCGTACTGGAGACGCATTTCCTCAAGTGTCCCAAGCCTGCAGCACAGGAGATTTCCTCGCTGGCAGACAGCCTGCAGTTGGAGAAAGAAGTGGTACGTGTCTGGTTCTGTAAtcgaagacagaaagagaaaagaatgactcCACCAGGGGATCAGCAGCCACATGAGGTTTATTCGCACGCTGTGAAAACAGACACGTCCTGCCACGATCTCTGA